One stretch of Miscanthus floridulus cultivar M001 chromosome 18, ASM1932011v1, whole genome shotgun sequence DNA includes these proteins:
- the LOC136523524 gene encoding uncharacterized protein, producing MARRWRLFDMRPDEPIEGIRMSIDTLFDEEILCWVRETVEGKLRSGGLTPIVMRSSRGYLSLGMRDVQASPPPVPEDAKQRAINRERAEAQKKKKDAEEAKYTRKILEREGLEKHHRQQRQDGLPVEASLSPSLSEDSSGGDDESEMGRGPLDHLHDVGETALGASVSSPALPGRGEDASGPVIARPGVEADTPEAQALGKRAVSLVGSTAKVEQVAVGAAQLPPRRVEGVPESGEDQPAPMDIEVVPPPPPPPFRKRHVEVPALAPHKVLKVSASSIAQGEHGAALAGADPKELDAQEEVAEAAMEQAEEEEPMAREAEAHESAGAEAPLVTEATEAEAPRTSEAEATEAEVPSTTEVAVAEAGAPGTTEARAAGDGVSAVKPAAQEVETRAGQALILPLIQGPPPP from the exons atggctcggcggtggcgccTGTTCGACATgagaccggatgagccgatcgagggcatccggatgtccatcGACACCCTCTTCGATGAGGAGATTCTATgttgggtgagggagacggtggaggggaagctgaggagcggtggcCTGACCCCCATCGTGATGCGCTCGTCGCGGGGGTACCTCTCcctg gggatgagggatgtgcaagCCTCCCCACCGCCTGTTCCTGAGGATGCAAAGCAGCGAGCGATCAACCGGGAGCGCGCCGAGgcacagaagaagaagaaggatgccgaggaggcaaagtacacgaggaagatccttgagcgtGAGGGGCTGGAGAAGCACCACCGGCAACAGAGGCAGGATGGTCTCCCAGTGGAGGCGTCTCTATCACCTTCACTGTCGGAGGATTCTTCGGGAGGAGATGACGAgagcgagatggggcggggtcccctagaccatctccatGACGTCGGGGAGACAGCGCTTGGGGCGTCGGTGAGCAGCCCGGCGCTTCCAGGACgaggagaggatgcctcgggGCCGGTGATCGCACGCCCTGGGgttgaggccgacacgcccgaggcacagGCATTGGGGAAGCGCGCTGTCAGCCTAGTGGGCTCGACGGCgaaggtggagcaggtggcggtgggggcGGCGCAACTGCCCCCGCGGAGGGTCGagggggtgccagagtccggcgaGGACCAGCCGGCACCGATGGATATAGAGgtcgtgccaccgccgccgccgccgccatt CCGAAAGCGTCATGTGGAAGTGCCCGCCCTGGCGCCACAtaaggtgctcaaggtgagcGCTAGCTCCATCGCCCAAGGTGAGCATGGCGCGGCCTTGGCcggggccgacccgaaggagctggaCGCCCAAGAAGAGGTGGCCGAGGCGGCCATGGagcaagcggaggaggaggagcctatggctcgcgaggccgaggcccacgaGTCGGCTGGGGCCGAGGCGCCTTTAGTCACTGAGGCCACCGAGGCCGAGGCCCCCCGgacctccgaggctgaggcgacggaggctgaGGTGCCCAGCACCACTGAGGTCGCGGTggcagaggctggagcccccgggaccaccgaggctagGGCGGCGGGGGACGGCGTGAGCGCGGTGAAGCCGGCGGCCCAAGAAGTGGAGACGAGGGCGGGGCAAGCTTTAATATTACCCCTGATCCAGGGCCCGCCGCCGCcgtag